TCATATTGTAAAATTTGATAAATCAAAAACTTGGATAATTAAAATTGGATTATTCCAGAAAAGTCAGAAATGTTCAAATAAGTTTTACTTGAACAAGCAGTGTGGAACTATGCTTTAGTCCCTTGGAAAAAGTATATGAGCAGATCATCTTCTCACAAGGTGAAGAATGGGTGCCATAAAATGTCGTAAGTAGAAAATGGATTTGAAGTTAGAAGACTTGAATTCTGATACTGGATCTACCACttgagcatattatttaatttttgacattttaatcaaGTCAAAATCTTTGAGCACATGATAAATCACAAACTATGTTATATTCTAGGGACtcgttttttaatttaaaaaagttattccTGCATGTGAGAAGCTTATAATCTATAAAGAGTGCCAAATATATAAAAAGGTATGTTCAATGCAACATGTTAAATGCAAGGACGAGGATGTTCACGGGTTACTCTGCCCAGGAGAGGGCACTTAGTACACTCGCCTTACCTGTGAGATAGAGACAGACACTTTTGCTATCTACCAGGATGTTAGAGTCAAAATGAAGTAGCTTACATGAAAGCATCTTATTTTCTGCAAGgtctgaaacaaaggaaaaagctgTTGTAGCAGGTGTGTGGAACTACCTAAGCAAATGAACCACAACAGAGATGATGAACGATGAACAAACCCAAGTGTGTCATGTCAAAGAACTCCTAACATCTTATAACCATTAAAGCAGCCAACAAGTTGGGAAATGTTGAGTTGTGCAAATATTACATCTGGTTTCTCCTGAATCTCTGAAGCTGATTCTGAAAGTAAAAATGATTAGGGCTCTGGGAGGAGGAATAACCTAGACTATAAAATAATGGGAAGTTCCTGAGATAGTCTCTTCTCTTTCCATTTAGCACTTTCTGGCTATTTTATTTGCAAGAGATTCAAGGTGTGTTCACattatttcctctcctttcttcaatAGAGAGAAGACTTAACCTAAGTCTTCCTGCTCCACCCCTATCCCTAGTGATCATCAATCTATTTTGTTTCATAGACAGATACGTCATAACCTTGTGACCCAGGTTTTACACTTGGGTCCCTTCACAATTCCAGAAACATACAGAACAAGCGTCGTAGAATCATAAAAGAGAATTCAAAGGCTATAGACTCCTTAGATTAAAAAGGGTAGATTTATTAAAGAACCCTGATTTAATCatcccacaatgtatacatgtatccaAACATCACATAATACCCCATAAATAGGTATAATTATTAGttgctaataaaaaataaattaaaaagaaaataatttttaatgtaaaagtgACAGTTCTTTCTTTAACTgtgcatatttaaatttttgctcaattttaaaaaaagaatctcaagGATAAGAACACTTGAGTCAAATGCAGGGAAACTCTGTCCTGATTTAAGGGTCCAGGCTCTTCTAGTGTTCGAATATCAAACCAGGATATTTGCCTCTCAACTCCTTAACTGCATAAGCAGCTGACACATAGATTGGAGTTACTATGTGTTAAGTGCTGTTTCAAGTACTTTACTGATACCATCTAAGTTAATTCTTATAACAATCCTATATAATatgttctattattatttttgtcttacaAATGACAAAAATTGTCACATTGAAGTTCATAGCTCTAAGTGACAAAGGCAAGTTTCAAACTCTAGCATTCTTGTTCCTGAGTTCATGCTCTGAGGCACGGTGTTTTAATGCCTTTACAATAATGCTAATTAAATGGATTGTGATATTAGGAAAAGAAACCAAATTACTAGGATAGAATATACATCCAAGGACCAAATACATACagtacaagaaaaataatttaaattttctattccacattaaagaTAATGTTCTTCTTAAACTGAGAGAATTTTTTCACTTTGTCAAATAGTTGGATCCTTTTAACTTTGGGGTATTTATATACTGTAGATAATCATTTCTCTGTTACTTCAGATTAATAATTTTTTGGAAAAATCATTAAAGAGGTCTTTATCTATATCTAGATAGACTAAGAGAAAGAGATGTTAACATTATGAATCTGACAATAGACTTAAAGTGAAGGCGTTGGGAAAATGTTCTTATTACAATGATAGCTATCATTTTGTCTCTTTCAAACACACTCACAGAAAGAAGTTCTTCAGATGCGAGGTTTCAACAAAACCACTGTGGTCACACAGTTCATCCTGGTGGGtttctccagcctgggggagctCCAGCTGCTGCTTTTTGTCATCTTTCTTCTCCTATACTTGACAATCCTGGTGGCCAATGTGACCATCATGGCCATTATTCGCTTCAGCTGGACTCTCTACACTCCCATGTATAGCTTTCTAttcatcctttcattttctgAGTCCTGCTACACTTTTGTCATCATCCCTCAGCTGCTGGTCCACCTGCTCTCAGACACCAAGACCATCTCCTTCATGGCCTGTGCCACCCAGCTGTTCTTCTTCCTTGGCTTTGCCTGCACCATCTGCCTCCTCATTGCTGTGATGGGATATGATCACTATGTAGCAATTTGTCACCCTCTGAGGTACACACTCATCATGAACAAAAAAGGCTGGGGTTGGAGTTGATTTCTCTCTCAGGAGCCACAGGTTTCTTTATTGCTTTGGTGGCCACCAATCTCATTTGTGACATGCCTTTTTGTGGCCCCAACAGGGTTAACCACTATTTCTGTGACATGGCACCTGTTATCAAGTGAGCCTGCACTGACACCCATGTGAAAGAGCTGGCTTTATCTAGCCTCAGCATCCTGGTAATTATGGCGCCTTTTCTGTTAATTCTCATATCCTATGGCTTCATAGTTAACACCATCCTGAAGATCCCCTTAGCTGAGGGAAAGAAGAAGGCCTTTGCCACCTGTGCCTCATATCTCACTGTGGTCTTTATCCACTATGGCTGTGCCTCTATCATCTATCTGCGGCCCAAGTCCAAGTCTGCCTCAGACAAGGATCAGTTGGTGGCAGTGACCTACACAGTGGTTACTCCCTTACTTAATCCTCTTGTCTATAGTCTGAGGAACAAAGAGGTAAAAACTGCATTGAAAAGAGTTCTTGGAATGCCTGTGGCAACCAAGATGAgctaaaaaaagtaataataaaattaactagGACAGTCACAGAAGAAATCAAAGGCATAAAATTTTCTGACCTTTAATGCATGTCTCAGACAGTGTTTCCAAGGATTAAGACTActgttgcctttttattttctcctattccaaaaagaaaaaaaaaaatgcaagccaATCTACACTCTATATTGTCCGAtgtctagttaaaaaaaaagaattcacacttggcaaaaagagaaaagcatgagAGTTTTTCAAGGAAAGACACAACCAAAACAAATATAAGGATAAGAATTGCTTTTCCGGTTGGAGAGACAGAACAGGGACTGAAGTGGCTGGGAGCATTTTTATCCGGGACACAGGCATTCATCTAGTAATACATTCATCTCTGTACCAAGTCCCATTCAAAGAGGAAAAATTAAAGTGAACAAATGTATAGTTTATGGTGGTTGGGACTGGTTAGGTGAAAAGAtgaacactgaaaaaaatatgaTAATGCAAGATAATCAGATCagttaaaagaatataaataaaggtTATGAGAATCAAAGGAACAAGTATTTATCCcatctgaaagagaaaaagatttaGAATAAGTGGGatgaaaagaagggagagaaaatttAAACTGGGCCTTAAATGGAGAACAAGATATTAATACTAAGAAACTGGGTTTTACAGTGACAAAAATGTTAGCCGATATTATCAGAATTGTTGACAATTCTAgatttttattatgttaattataagttaaacattatttttatttatagttcttgttttgttttcacttagctatatgtttaagtctttcagattatgtaattttatttaataatagactaaaaataaacaataatgacATCCTCATGCTTGATGATCAAATAGAACACAGTGCTCTGAAGAggcaaaaatggccataatctCTATGATGATCATAGTGTAATACTTATAAGAACTTAACATTTTATTGATtacaataatataatttgaattataaacaCTGATCAGGATTGATTTTAAATCTAAACTATCATTTTCAAGCTACATAATttaagaaatgttatttaaaactattaaaaccGATGAGACTTGAATTTTTTCATCTGGACAACTAAGATTTCTTTTTGAGTAAATATGTGAACTATCTCATTCTCACAGTGCTTGGATTCTAGTTGAGGGAGTCAATTACTGTTAATGAGATCCTTGTTCTGCCCAGAGACCCAATCCATACTAGAATTAAAAAGTGCTGATTTGTTAAAATTATGTTACATCTCACAAATGAAAAGCTGAAATATTATTTGTATGACTGTGAAAATTACATGtaaatttcttttgagacagggtttcactcccctcacccaggctggagtgcagtggctccatcttggctcactgcagcctccacctcccggattcaagctattctcaagcttcagcctcccgagtagctgggaccacaggcgcccaccactatgcccggctaatttttgtattttttgtagagacggggtttcaccatgttggctaggctggtttcaaactcctgtcctcaagagatctgcctgcctcaccctcccaaagtgctggaattacaggagtgagccaccacccctggccaaaaatatttttatataacaaacAAACCAGCATGCTCTCTTCCCTCTGTAAAGCACCCTCACTGATTTCCATGGCACAATGAACACTCATGTTTACTAGATTACTTTGTATTGTGCCTGCATATTTCTGCCCCTACaagttggggtgggggttgggggttgtGCTCAAAACCACTTCTAACAGTTGTATTTATTATTCTGTTTATTCTACTTGGAAAATGTAATTTTGTACTATGTAAACTAATAAAGTATGACTGcaaaaattcatttgtttttaatacagCCAGGTGAGTATTTTGGAAAGACTaaatatgaggaagaaaataaaataaaaaattctagaagtCTTATTCATTTGGATTTGCAAGCGTCTCTAAGTTGCTGCTTATATTTAAATTCACCAAAATGAATGTAATGCATTATGAGTGGGCTTATGCTAGAGGTACTCTGAAGAACTCTGATCAAGTAGTCTAACACTCAAAGTAAAAGCTTTATCCTTACATGAATATACTCacaaatatgtgtattttaagtGGTTCcagttaaaataaaacattttagtatatgagtcatcttttttattttcaactgtGTCGGACTTTGGATTAATCAACCAATTACCTGGTCCTGTTGGGCAGATGTGAGGattctattgtttatttttaactatgTAAAAAAGTATCTTTCTATAGATGAGAATAGAAATGGAACATGCAAAAGGAAGTGTGCTGATATTGTGGGTGTATGGTTTATTAGTTTTCATTTAAAACTAAGTCCATATGATTTTATAAACTGTTCTACAATTTAAGAAAGATGTGTATGCAGTTACAACTCTTGTTTGTCCAAGTTATTCCTCAACCCCCCACATGCCTTGTTAGCAAGAAATTCACTATTTCCTTCTTGAGGCGTTCTATCCTGAATTTTTTGGAAACCCTGGAGATTCACACATTTAAAAGGGGAATCAGAGTGGTTTCCATACCAAAGACAAGAGACAGCTGGTTCACTATATGCTGCTGTCCCTCCTGCCATCCACAGTATCATCAGTAGGATTGTTCCTACATGGCTGACAGGCAGTGCTGGTTTTCTCACTCATCGCAATGGGCTTCCCAACAGGCATGGTTCTTTGAGGGATATTAATTTCTCCCAGGTAAATTAAGACTCTCTCACACTTGTTCTCTCTAGGTTTTAACTATGCCCCCCTttaattcccattcacaattctgTATGAGCCACCAGCTTTCCTCAGGAACACTGAGTCAGAATTTGTTCTGTTGTGTAAGCATTTCAGACCCCAAGTTGCCATCACTCTTTTCTCCATGGGGATAAGTGTCTACTACACAAGGGCTGCTCCTTTCATACACTCAGAAGACAATTTGATCATAACATTATgtgtacatgtatcaaaacattacaCTGTATCCACTAAATATGTAcaagaaaaaagttgaaagatCTAATtacccttttttttcccccaaaacaaTGGGACAAATCACTTGTAAGGCAAATATACACTTACAACTTTAGGGTCTCCTCTATATATCTTTTCAAGTATGTCTACCTACCTGTGAAAATTGCTTCTGGTGATTTAAAGGTAATTTTCTCACTAGAAAAGtgggaaaattaaagaaaaaaatttgaagttaGAACTGTCAGTATACTTCCTCTAGCAGGGTGTTCCATAGCAGCTGTTATCTTTTCAGtaataaacaatgaaaatataagcTTGAAAAGGAAGATTACTTGAAGTGTTCCATAAAATGTTACATTTAACTAgagcgtatatatatatatatatatatatatatatattttttttttttttttttttttttgacggagtctcactctgtcacccaggctggagtgcagtggcgcgatctccgctcactgcaagctccacctcccgggttcacgccattctcctgccacagcctcccgagtagctgggactacaggcgcccaccaccacacccagctactttttgtatttttagtagatatggggtttcactgtgttagccaggatggtctcgatagaGCGTTAATTTTAaggaaaacaatttatatttgcTGTCTCCATTAAGTAACCTAGGAAAGTACCTATTTCATGTCTCAAAAGAGGAAGTCAtagttttctttcacttttaatgATATGAATATCACATTTTTATCGTGGAGAAAGAAAAGCTCCCTTGAAAGAAGAgattgtaagatttttttttttttgcccattgtttttctgaaatcatacattaatataaatgttaaataattaatattttattataaatgtaggTGTTTGTTTTAAcaaacatttcaaaatgtaaatgattcttttgagttttttattatttcaaaactaaatttgcttattttttttaattattcccTTTGTGTTATATAGTTAATTATTTTTGCAACtaataaagaaactgaaagaaactgaataataaagaaaaatatttttcatactaCAATATTGATGTCAGATTAAAATTCTGGCTctttcagcaagtatttatttttatttaagaaaaagcttccgttactactcagccataaaaagaaacaaaataatggcatttgcagcaacctggatggagttggagaccattattctaagtaaagtaactcgggaatggaaaaccaaacatcacatgttctcacttacaagtgggagttaagctatgaggatgcaaaggcataatgatacaatggacttttggGACTGGAGGGGAAGGTTGGGAGGGGGTGAggtataaaagactacacactgggtacagtgtacactgctcctGTGATGggcacaccaaaatctcagaaatcaccactaaagaacttaatcctgtaaccaaacaccacctgtttcccaaaaactattgaaataaaaattgtaaaaatgtttttaaaaagtttctggcTTACTACTTACTGGTCCTTGGTAGAAACTAAGTGGTCAGGCAACACTATCAGATATTTGACATGTATAACGACAAAACTGGGTATAATCAGCAACTTTTAACAAATTGGAAGAAGTATATATGTGactgaggtaaaaaaaaaaaaaaaaacccagatacaCAAGTATATGATATGTGCATATAGTTTCCAATCCCAGAacgcatatttttaaaaatgatactcCTACTTTTCTTTCAGTCTGCAACTATGGCATTTAAGGGTGTTTTCCATGAACGTATGACTCGGCATGAAAACTCCGAAGCCTGGTTTCCAGCTAGTTCTACTTGATATAGCAATACTAAGAAGAAGTAGACTCTGTGGTCAGTCAGAGATGGACCTGAACCATCAGAGGGCAGCCCTCCAGGCAGAACATGTGTTTTCTCACTTTATCTGTGTGAAGAGACATCCAAGGATGAGGTTTACAACAAATCCTGGAAAGTTGCTTTGGTCTTGCCATATTCTGACAAACCTAGGACAAAAGTCAGGCCATTGGAAAAAGGATATTTGGGGGAAGAAATAGATAGAAAAACCTCTAAGGATAATCCTTGAATATGATTGTACCtacataaatgttcatcagtAAGACCCCAAAACACAAACAATCTTAATAATCCAGTAGATATGGTAACCTACTTTCAGATCATGTCATCATTCTTCGCAGACTGCCTAGTGTGGATTAATGGGACGATGGACAAAGTGGCTATGTTGGCAGTGGGGAAAGCTATCTATATACTCAGTAAGATTTATTTGCTTCATAAAAGCTCACCTGGCTACTGCTCACTGCTAGATGACAACAATACTTATTAACCctgatattttgtgtttttttcagttTGGTGCAACTCTGTCTTACATTTGCTGAAATGACCTGTTGAGAACTCAGTCTAATGTTAACTTCAATAAAACATCTCGAAGCCGAAGTATGCCATCGTTGTGGAAGAAACATTTAATATGAAACAGTAATCGATATATGGTGGGTTTGTGGGAACCCTAGGAGTGAGGTAGAGGGTTCCACTCTCAACCGTTAACGTCTAATtttactcaaaatattttcttccaaccaTTTCTCTCTGCCCTAACCCAATTCTTTATTGGCCTACAGAATTTGGAGCCCAAAGAAAGAGCACTTCCTCAAAAGCAGTCATTGGATCAATGAGACCACTGGTCATTTCAGGTTTCCCAAGCTATTGAACaaccaagaaaataaaggaatatggTGTCACTTAGGGTGGCTTATCTGAGCATCAGATAGAAATTAGGTTACAATTGTATTATTAAGATGAGAAGAAGAGATAGAATGTTGAGAATCTTTATGCAGGCCTTACTGCACTACCCTGCCTAGAGGTAAAAGAAGACACCCACAATCTCATCAAGGCAGTTTCTCCAAGAAGTCTGACTtgtctgaaataaatatttacaccAAATGCCAATCAACTACTAAGataaatgaagttaaaaaaatggCAAGAGCAAATGAGTAGATTAAGCATAAATAAACAGCAATTATATCACCATAATCCGTGGAAGAACTGAGGATTATAACCCTtaatggtatttccagtttttaaaatgtttttctttaaatttcttcaaaaattcATGTCATTTAACAGTATGATGGTGGTACTTAAATTTTCCACCTAGTCCAAAGACTGTGTAATTCTGAGATGGTACTATGACAGGACTAAAGCACATGAACATCATCCAGAGGTCCTTCCTACGGCTAATTTGTGACTTTAGGTTACATTTGTGACTTTAGGTAGTCTCCTTTTAGGAGCAgtaaatacatttcattttattttatgatgcTTAATCCAAGAGGCATTCTCTATTCACATCTTTTTCCTAACTTTGGAGTATCGTAGATTACTGCAACTGCCTCCTAACTGGTCACTCTGCCGCCACCTTTATCCCCACAGATAACTCTCTGAATCCATctgctcctcctctctccctccatctctccattAGAACCACAGTCTCCTCGGAATCCCTAAAGCCCCAGGCATGCTCTAAGGCTTCAAGCCTTTGAACTGAGTATTCTTTCCCAGTTATGTGTGCAACTGCTAACTTGCTCACCTCTTTCATGTCTTGGCTTAAATGTCCCCTTCTTAATGAAGCCTTCCTAAATACCCTATTTAAAATCATCACTCCTAACACCTCTACTCTTTTACCTCACTCCACTTTTTTTCTATAGTACATATTACctctaatatattatataatttactgatttatcctgtttatttttttctttctgtgcactagaatataaactcctTAAAGGCAGGATTCTGTGCCTTTGTTCACTAATGTATCCTTTGACTAGAAAAGTGGCTAACACACAGTAGGTGTTtatttaatagtattttattaGATTAAGAATGGACATTTTGGGAACTATATAAAGGAAGAGATATGTCTGTGTATTCAAACACATGTACGTGCTGTAAAGCCCAGCAGTACAATTTAATGGAGATCTACTATTTTCATTTTGTCAGTATCCCTCTTTCAGGGAACATTCTTTTCCTGACTCCATGAAAACCAACTGGGGAAACAAATTACAGGAAATCATTATTTTGACCACAAGTTTGGGCTTGTGACCCCAGCAGAGCAAATCCTTTTCTCTTACCCAGGATTTAAAATCTTGAGTAGAGACAGAGAGGGCTGGAAATCATCCAGTGATAATTCCCTAAGTAGATGACTAACAAGATGCTACAGCTAAGATATTCTGGAGTTGTTCTGTTTCCCTCACAAGGCCTGGCTACTGAGTTCTTTCTTCATGTACATGAACTGTCCACAAACctttcaaaaatcatttttacttACATAATCAAATTTGAAGAACTGTAAAGAGTCTGAGATTTTGCACTTGTTGCAAGCCTACAGAGTTAGGTCTGCTTCAATTTCATGGATGCCAGCAgaagactcctgggttcaagacaaAGGACAGCTTATTACTCACAGTAATAGTGGTAGCCAGACTATCAAAATTTGTGCCGAGCATCAGTTCCCATAGAAAAATGTGAAGAGGGCTGGAACATCTGCACATATAGTGATGTATATTACAGGACAGGAATCCAAAGCTTAGTGACTACAATAGCCTTAATGTTTCCTTTGGCTTGACTGAACTTTAGACAGGCTTTTTCCTGACTCCAGGCACCTGCCCTCCTTTTTCTTAAAaggtttactttagaaaacttgtaattgtaaattatttctctgcccctctgtgatataaatctttttaaaagcctTTGTTAATTTTAGAATCCAGAAGTATTTTTCTTAAGGACCTGAgagccatctctttgaaatgtaatcatcaaacAACACAGTACCCTTATCTCCCAGTTTCTATGGGAGAGTAGCAGCCTAACTTCAGTGGATGCCTCATTAAAGTCACAAAACTTCTACCTCTGTCATAAAGATATCAAaggcttatttttccttttgatattaCTTCTCTGTGATATTTCTCTAC
This portion of the Pongo abelii isolate AG06213 chromosome 1, NHGRI_mPonAbe1-v2.0_pri, whole genome shotgun sequence genome encodes:
- the LOC112133349 gene encoding LOW QUALITY PROTEIN: olfactory receptor 10T2 (The sequence of the model RefSeq protein was modified relative to this genomic sequence to represent the inferred CDS: deleted 2 bases in 1 codon; substituted 1 base at 1 genomic stop codon): MRGFNKTTVVTQFILVGFSSLGELQLLLFVIFLLLYLTILVANVTIMAIIRFSWTLYTPMYSFLFILSFSESCYTFVIIPQLLVHLLSDTKTISFMACATQLFFFLGFACTICLLIAVMGYDHYVAICHPLRYTLIMNKRLGLELISLSGATGFFIALVATNLICDMPFCGPNRVNHYFCDMAPVIKXACTDTHVKELALSSLSILVIMAPFLLILISYGFIVNTILKIPLAEGKKKAFATCASYLTVVFIHYGCASIIYLRPKSKSASDKDQLVAVTYTVVTPLLNPLVYSLRNKEVKTALKRVLGMPVATKMS